A stretch of Triticum aestivum cultivar Chinese Spring chromosome 1D, IWGSC CS RefSeq v2.1, whole genome shotgun sequence DNA encodes these proteins:
- the LOC123182784 gene encoding putative receptor protein kinase ZmPK1, whose amino-acid sequence MAGFASPALLPLVSLVLLLRSSAAQHTLGAGSSLSVEDHERPFLVSPDATFSCGFLPAVHVDNAFYFSVWFTAAKNRTAVWTANPGAPVNGRASRVSFGHDGVLALADANGTTVWDSKTGGNKRLAVSLLDAGNLLITDPEDSTGVAAWQSFDWPTDTLLPSQTLSKDKKLIAGYYTLYYDNDNVLRLLYDGPEIASIYWPDPDLGVFGSGRTNYNSSRVGALDDAGVFLSSDNLRAEATDLGVAGAKRRLTVEQDGNLRMYSLDAAGGWTVTWAALKQPCSVHGLCGKNAICEYQPSLRCSCAPGYERVDRQDWTKGCNPTFTANCSGAVAPERFKFVKVAYTDFYGYDLGFNQSVTFQYCKSICLNTCSCIAFSYRTDGQGRCYPKGLLFNGYTSPAFAGSIYLKVPRGLNASAPTPSAGLDCNHNGSGAAIVPPYAYTYGAPSSHTNWSYVFAFAAALGFLELLLFFVAMAWWFLSGHESIPFPSSLEASGYRLILGTQFRRFTYRELKNATGNFNEELGRGGSGIVYRGVLDKATVVAVKKLTNVVQGEEEFWAEMTVFGRINHMNLVRIWGFCSEGKHKLLVYEYVENGSLDMHLFGDDVGKVLAWSERFKIALGAARGLAYLHHECLEWVIHCDVKPENILLTRDLDPKISDFGLAKLSGRKAIGDGVQLSHMRGTTGYIAPEWALSLPVDAKVDVYSYGIVLLEILIGSRISDQTTNGDRLEMCQIAQALKRVVATGEVVSLLDSRLDGQFNPRQAMEMVKLSLACMQERSNRPTMDDISKALTACDDEDEHPAYFR is encoded by the coding sequence ATGGCTGGATTCGCCAGTCCAGCCCTCCTTCCACTCGTCTCTCTCGTTCTGCTGCTGCGCTCCTCTGCGGCTCAACACACGCTGGGCGCCGGCTCATCCCTGTCGGTGGAAGACCACGAGCGGCCCTTCCTGGTGTCGCCGGACGCCACCTTCTCCTGCGGCTTCCTCCCAGCCGTCCACGTCGACAACGCCTTCTACTTCTCCGTCTGGTTCACCGCGGCCAAGAACCGGACCGCCGTCTGGACGGCCAACCCTGGCGCCCCCGTGAACGGCCGGGCTTCCCGTGTATCCTTCGGCCACGACGGCGTGCTGGCCCTCGCCGATGCCAACGGGACGACCGTGTGGGACAGCAAGACCGGCGGTAACAAGCGCCTCGCCGTCTCCCTTCTCGACGCCGGCAACCTTCTCATCACGGACCCGGAAGATTCCACCGGCGTTGCCGCGTGGCAGAGCTTCGACTGGCCGACGGACACGCTGCTCCCATCGCAGACGCTGTCCAAGGACAAGAAGCTCATCGCCGGCTACTACACGCTCTACTACGACAACGACAACGTGCTGCGCCTCCTCTACGACGGCCCGGAGATCGCCAGCATCTACTGGCCGGACCCGGACCTCGGCGTGTTCGGGAGCGGCCGGACCAACTATAACAGCTCACGGGTCGGCGCCCTCGACGACGCCGGGGTGTTCCTCTCCAGCGACAACCTGCGAGCCGAGGCCACCGACCTGGGCGTCGCCGGCGCCAAGAGACGGCTGACCGTCGAGCAGGACGGGAACCTGAGGATGTACAGCCTGGACGCGGCCGGAGGATGGACGGTCACGTGGGCGGCGCTGAAGCAGCCGTGCTCCGTCCACGGGCTGTGCGGCAAGAACGCCATCTGCGAGTACCAGCCGTCCCTCCGGTGCTCCTGCGCGCCGGGGTACGAGAGGGTGGACCGCCAGGACTGGACAAAGGGCTGCAACCCGACGTTCACCGCCAACTGCAGCGGAGCCGTGGCGCCGGAGCGGTTCAAGTTTGTCAAGGTGGCCTACACCGACTTCTACGGCTACGACCTCGGGTTCAACCAGTCCGTCACGTTCCAATACTGCAAGAGCATCTGTTTGAATACATGCTCCTGCATCGCCTTCTCCTACCGGACGGATGGCCAGGGCAGGTGCTACCCAAAAGGCCTCCTGTTTAACGGCTACACCTCGCCGGCGTTCGCCGGAAGCATATACCTCAAGGTGCCTAGAGGTCTCAACGCCTCGGCACCGACGCCGTCCGcgggcctcgactgcaatcataaTGGTTCCGGTGCCGCCATCGTCCCTCCATACGCGTACACGTATGGGGCACCCAGCAGCCACACGAACTGGTCCTACGTTTTCGCCTTCGCCGCAGCACTCGGATTTCTTGAGCTTCTCCTTTTCTTCGTCGCCATGGCATGGTGGTTCCTGTCAGGACATGAGAGCATCCCATTCCCCAGCTCTCTGGAGGCATCGGGCTATAGGCTCATCTTGGGGACCCAGTTCAGGAGGTTCACATACCGGGAGCTCAAGAATGCGACCGGGAACTTCAACGAGGAGCTCGGCCGGGGCGGCTCCGGCATTGTGTACCGCGGCGTGCTTGACAAGGCCACCGTGGTGGCGGTGAAGAAGCTGACAAACGTGGTACAGGGCGAGGAGGAGTTCTGGGCGGAGATGACGGTGTTTGGGAGGATCAACCATATGAACCTCGTGAGGATTTGGGGGTTCTGCTCCGAGGGGAAACACAAGCTGCTAGTGTACGAGTATGTGGAGAACGGGTCGCTAGACATGCACCTGTTCGGCGACGACGTTGGTAAGGTGCTGGCATGGAGTGAGCGGTTCAAGATCGCTTTGGGTGCCGCCAGGGGCCTAGCCTACCTCCACCACGAGTGCCTTGAGTGGGTCATTCACTGCGACGTCAAGCCGGAGAACATCCTGCTCACGCGGGACTTGGACCCAAAGATCTCTGATTTTGGGCTGGCCAAGCTGTCCgggaggaaggccattggcgatgGCGTACAACTCTCCCACATGAGGGGGACGACAGGGTACATCGCACCCGAGTGGGCGCTGAGTTTGCCGGTCGACGCCAAGGTCGATGTGTATAGCTATGGCATCGTGCTTCTGGAGATCCTGATCGGGAGCAGGATATCTGACCAAACGACTAACGGGGATCGGCTGGAGATGTGCCAAATCGCGCAGGCACTGAAGAGGGTGGTGGCGACTGGAGAGGTTGTGTCATTGCTGGATAGTAGGTTGGATGGGCAATTCAACCCTCGGCAGGCCATGGAAATGGTGAAGCTCTCCTTGGCGTGCATGCAGGAAAGGAGCAACCGGCCGACCATGGATGACATCTCGAAAGCTCTTACAGCCTGCGATGACGAGGACGAGCACCCTGCCTACTTCCGGTGA